In a single window of the Pseudomonas entomophila genome:
- a CDS encoding NAD(P)/FAD-dependent oxidoreductase gives MTSHILIIGAGFAGVWSALSAARLLDQAQRGDVHISVLAPQPELRIRPRFYEADVHTLMAPVGELLDAVGVEFIQGNAEHIDSAARQVGYLDGNGQRQQLGYDRLILAAGSQVARPAVPGLAEHTFDVDQMEAAMRLEQHLVALARQPASPARNTVVVCGGGFTGIETATEMPARLRSILGEGNARVILVDRGQGIGAALGAGITPSIVAASEQAGVQWLTNTSVVAVDAGGVTLDNGEYIASKTVIWTVGVKASPLTAQVEGERDGFGRLRVDDHLKVVGQAHIYATGDTAWAKVDELGNHALMTCQHAIPMGRHSGNNAMADLLGLAPVAYRQPKYVTCLDLGDWGAAYSEGWERELVLEGQEGKHLKRQINSVWIYPPAADREQALAAADPMIPIVA, from the coding sequence ATGACGTCCCATATCCTGATCATTGGTGCCGGCTTTGCCGGTGTCTGGAGCGCCCTGAGCGCCGCCCGTCTGCTCGACCAGGCCCAACGTGGCGACGTGCACATCAGCGTGCTCGCTCCGCAACCGGAACTGCGTATCCGCCCACGCTTCTACGAGGCCGACGTGCACACCTTGATGGCCCCGGTGGGCGAACTGCTCGACGCGGTCGGGGTCGAGTTCATCCAGGGCAACGCCGAGCACATCGACAGCGCCGCACGCCAGGTCGGCTACCTCGACGGCAACGGCCAGCGCCAGCAGCTCGGTTATGACCGCCTGATCCTCGCCGCCGGCAGCCAGGTCGCCCGCCCCGCCGTGCCGGGCCTGGCCGAGCACACCTTCGATGTCGACCAGATGGAGGCGGCCATGCGCCTGGAGCAGCACCTGGTCGCCCTGGCCAGGCAACCCGCCTCCCCCGCGCGCAACACCGTGGTGGTCTGTGGCGGTGGCTTCACCGGCATCGAGACCGCCACCGAGATGCCCGCCCGCCTGCGCAGCATCCTGGGTGAAGGCAATGCCCGGGTGATCCTGGTCGACCGTGGCCAGGGTATCGGCGCGGCATTGGGCGCCGGCATCACCCCATCCATCGTCGCCGCCAGCGAACAGGCTGGCGTGCAGTGGCTGACCAACACCTCGGTGGTGGCGGTCGACGCCGGTGGCGTGACCCTCGACAACGGCGAGTACATTGCCAGCAAGACGGTGATCTGGACCGTGGGTGTCAAGGCCAGCCCGCTGACCGCGCAGGTCGAGGGCGAACGCGATGGCTTCGGCCGCCTGCGGGTCGACGACCACCTGAAAGTGGTCGGCCAGGCGCACATCTACGCCACCGGCGACACCGCCTGGGCCAAGGTCGACGAACTGGGCAACCACGCCCTGATGACCTGCCAGCACGCCATCCCCATGGGCCGCCACTCGGGTAACAACGCCATGGCCGACCTGCTGGGCCTGGCACCGGTCGCCTACCGCCAGCCCAAGTACGTCACCTGCCTCGACCTGGGCGACTGGGGCGCGGCGTACAGCGAGGGCTGGGAGCGCGAACTGGTGCTCGAAGGCCAGGAAGGCAAGCACCTCAAGCGCCAGATCAACTCGGTGTGGATCTACCCGCCCGCCGCCGATCGCGAGCAAGCCTTGGCGGCCGCCGACCCGATGATCCCGATCGTGGCGTGA
- a CDS encoding RrF2 family transcriptional regulator: MSLYSAGVEYGIHCLLFLVDERGNSREASVRDLAELQGVPQEYLAKVFTKLARAGLVVATEGVRGGFRLARPSDEITVLDIVTAIDGVKKIFDCREIRERCAVFEGSAPGWATEGTCAIHAVMLGAQKRMEEALAQQTILDLARRFGRKAPAEFGQKVNDWMSERRDGKGGDIPVVVV; the protein is encoded by the coding sequence ATGTCGCTTTACAGTGCCGGCGTCGAGTACGGCATTCATTGCCTGTTGTTCCTGGTGGACGAGCGCGGGAACAGCCGCGAGGCCAGCGTGCGCGACCTGGCCGAGCTGCAGGGGGTGCCCCAGGAGTACCTGGCCAAGGTGTTCACCAAGCTGGCCCGGGCCGGGCTGGTGGTGGCCACCGAGGGCGTGCGCGGCGGCTTTCGCCTGGCGCGGCCGTCGGACGAGATCACCGTGCTGGATATCGTCACGGCCATCGATGGGGTGAAGAAGATTTTCGATTGCCGGGAGATCCGCGAGCGCTGCGCGGTGTTCGAGGGCTCGGCGCCGGGGTGGGCGACCGAGGGCACCTGCGCGATCCATGCGGTGATGCTGGGGGCGCAGAAGCGCATGGAGGAGGCCCTGGCGCAACAGACCATTCTCGACCTGGCGCGCCGGTTCGGGCGCAAGGCGCCGGCTGAGTTCGGGCAGAAGGTCAATGACTGGATGAGCGAGCGGCGGGACGGGAAGGGCGGAGATATTCCTGTGGTGGTTGTTTGA
- a CDS encoding DUF2970 domain-containing protein: MDDHDSGKAPGFWQMLQSVLAAAFGVQSGKNRARDFTYGKASHFIVMGTVFTLLFIFVLIGLVQLAMHLTAR; this comes from the coding sequence ATGGACGATCATGATTCCGGCAAGGCGCCCGGGTTCTGGCAGATGCTGCAAAGCGTGCTGGCGGCGGCGTTTGGGGTGCAGAGCGGCAAGAACCGGGCGCGGGATTTCACCTATGGCAAGGCCAGTCATTTCATCGTGATGGGGACGGTGTTTACCCTGCTGTTCATTTTCGTGTTGATTGGGTTGGTGCAGTTGGCGATGCATTTGACGGCGCGGTGA
- a CDS encoding alpha-1,4-glucan--maltose-1-phosphate maltosyltransferase, giving the protein MSGNEPFESGPTANDHPEQAISLSQALLAPRIVIEDVSPVLDAGAFAIKAVRGQKVDVSAKVYSDGHDRLAVTLHWRQAHSRRWHCVAMHSPGNDLWLAAFTPTDLGLHVFNIQAWIDPFATYCHDLEKKYAAGVDVCLELEEGRLLLGKGIERSDGALREQLGQLCQRLPELPVDDQVALLLHPDAARLMGEAEHRGYLTHSPEYPVDVDREAALFASWYELFPRSITDDPQRHGTFDAVHQRLPMIRDMGFDVLYFPPIHPIGMKHRKGRNNALQAEPGDPGSPYAIGSPEGGHDAIHPQLGSREDFRRLVAAAAEHGLEIALDFAIQCSQDHPWLTEHPGWFSWRPDGTIRYAENPPKKYQDIVNVDFYAPEAVPSLWLALRDVVVGWVQEGVRTFRVDNPHTKPLPFWQWLIANVRGQYPDVIFLAEAFTRPAMMARLGKVGYAQSYTYFTWRNSKQELREYFEQLNQPPWSQCYRPNFFVNTPDINPFFLHTSGRPGFLIRAALATMGSGLWGMYSGFELCEGTPLPGREEYLDSEKYEIRPRDFNQPGNIVAEIAQLNRIRRQNRALQTHLGVVFLNCWNDNILYFAKRTPARDNVILVAISLDPYNAQEASFELPLWELGLDDNADTQGEDLMNGHRWTWHGKTQWMRIEPWQQPFGIWRIERTR; this is encoded by the coding sequence ATGTCAGGTAACGAGCCCTTCGAAAGCGGGCCCACGGCCAACGATCACCCGGAGCAGGCCATCAGCCTGTCGCAAGCGTTGCTGGCGCCGCGCATCGTGATCGAGGATGTAAGCCCGGTGCTCGACGCCGGTGCCTTCGCAATAAAGGCGGTGCGTGGGCAGAAGGTCGACGTCAGCGCCAAGGTCTACAGCGATGGCCATGATCGTCTGGCCGTCACGCTGCACTGGCGGCAGGCCCATAGCCGACGCTGGCACTGCGTGGCCATGCACTCGCCAGGCAACGACCTGTGGCTGGCCGCGTTCACCCCCACCGACCTGGGCCTGCACGTGTTCAATATCCAGGCCTGGATCGACCCTTTCGCCACCTATTGCCATGACCTGGAAAAGAAATACGCTGCTGGCGTGGATGTGTGCCTGGAACTGGAAGAGGGCCGCCTGTTGCTGGGCAAGGGCATCGAGCGCAGCGACGGTGCCTTGCGCGAGCAGCTCGGGCAATTGTGCCAACGCTTGCCCGAGCTGCCAGTGGACGACCAGGTGGCACTGCTGCTGCACCCCGACGCCGCGCGGCTGATGGGCGAGGCCGAGCACCGCGGCTACCTGACCCATAGCCCCGAGTACCCCGTGGATGTCGACCGCGAGGCGGCGTTATTCGCCAGTTGGTACGAGCTGTTCCCGCGTTCGATCACCGACGACCCACAGCGTCACGGCACCTTCGACGCTGTGCACCAGCGCCTGCCGATGATCCGCGACATGGGGTTCGATGTGTTGTACTTCCCGCCCATCCACCCGATCGGCATGAAGCACCGCAAGGGCCGCAACAATGCGCTCCAGGCCGAGCCCGGCGACCCTGGCAGCCCCTACGCCATTGGTAGCCCCGAGGGTGGCCACGACGCCATCCACCCGCAGTTGGGCAGCCGCGAGGACTTCCGCCGGCTGGTGGCCGCGGCCGCCGAGCACGGCCTGGAGATCGCCCTGGACTTCGCCATCCAGTGCTCCCAGGACCACCCCTGGCTGACCGAGCACCCGGGCTGGTTCAGCTGGCGCCCCGACGGTACCATCCGTTACGCCGAGAACCCGCCGAAGAAGTACCAGGACATCGTCAATGTCGACTTCTACGCCCCCGAGGCCGTGCCGTCGCTGTGGCTGGCCCTGCGTGACGTGGTGGTCGGCTGGGTGCAAGAGGGGGTCAGGACGTTCCGCGTCGACAACCCGCACACCAAGCCGCTGCCGTTCTGGCAATGGCTGATCGCCAATGTGCGCGGCCAGTACCCCGACGTCATCTTCCTCGCCGAAGCCTTCACCCGCCCGGCGATGATGGCGCGCCTGGGCAAGGTCGGCTATGCCCAGAGCTACACCTACTTCACCTGGCGCAACAGCAAGCAGGAGCTGCGCGAATACTTCGAGCAACTGAACCAGCCGCCCTGGAGCCAGTGCTACCGGCCGAACTTCTTCGTCAACACGCCGGACATCAACCCGTTCTTCCTGCACACCTCCGGCCGCCCGGGCTTTCTCATCCGCGCCGCCCTGGCGACCATGGGCTCGGGGTTGTGGGGCATGTATTCGGGCTTCGAACTGTGCGAGGGCACACCGTTGCCAGGCAGGGAGGAGTACCTGGATTCGGAGAAGTACGAGATTCGCCCGCGCGACTTCAACCAGCCGGGCAACATCGTCGCCGAGATCGCCCAGCTCAACCGCATCCGCCGGCAGAATCGCGCGTTGCAGACACACCTGGGGGTTGTGTTCCTCAACTGCTGGAACGACAACATCCTCTACTTCGCCAAGCGCACCCCCGCACGCGACAACGTCATCCTCGTCGCCATCAGCCTCGACCCCTACAACGCCCAGGAAGCCAGTTTCGAACTGCCGCTATGGGAGCTGGGGCTGGACGACAACGCCGACACCCAGGGCGAGGACCTGATGAACGGCCACCGCTGGACCTGGCACGGCAAGACCCAGTGGATGCGCATCGAGCCCTGGCAACAGCCGTTCGGTATCTGGCGCATCGAGCGTACCCGATAG
- the treS gene encoding maltose alpha-D-glucosyltransferase, producing MAKHSRPAAFIDDPLWYKDAVIYQLHVKSFFDSNNDGIGDFAGLIGKLDYIAELGVNTLWLLPFYPSPRRDDGYDIAEYKAVHPDYGSMADAKRFIAEAHKRGLRVITELVINHTSDQHPWFQKARHAKRGSKARDFYVWSDDDQKYDGTRIIFLDTEKSNWTWDPVAGQYFWHRFYSHQPDLNFDNPQVLKAVIGVMRFWLDIGVDGLRLDAIPYLIERDGTHNENLPETHAVLKAIRAEIDANYPDRMLLAEANQWPEDTRPYFGEGDGDECHMAFHFPLMPRMYMALAMEDRFPITDILRQTPDIPANCQWAIFLRNHDELTLEMVTDRERDYLWNYYAEDRRARINLGIRRRLAPLLQRDRRRIELLTSLLLSMPGTPTLYYGDELGMGDNIYLGDRDGVRTPMQWSPDRNGGFSRADPQRLVLPPIMDPLYGYQTINVEAQAHDPHSLLNWNRRLLAVRSQQKAFGRGSMKMLSPSNRRILAYLREYTDANGSNEIVLCVANVSRTAQAAELELSQYADKVPVEMLGGSAFPPIGQLPFLLTLPPYGFYWFLLAAHDRMPSWHLQPSEGLPELTTLVLRKRLEELLEAPSRDALEQSILPQYLPKRRWFAGKEGPIDQVRLHYGVRFATATLPTLLAQLEVHSAGVVSHYQLPFGLLPEEQIHAAPPQQLALSRVRRGRQVGLITDAFVLEPFVRAVLQACQGNTRLPCADGLGELRFTGTPQLAALGIDDESEVRYLGAEQSNSSVVVGGSLVLKLIRRVNPGIHPELEMSAYLTAAGFANISPLLAWVSRVDAAGEPHLLMIAQGYLSNQGDAWGWTQNTLERAIRDQMEPTTGEADAHTDALAELTGFAALLGQRLGEMHLLLAAPTEDPAFQPRASDEQDSQRWSRQINAELNHALDLLAEHRAALDGDSQTLVDELLQQREGLAQHIDNLARQAQGGVLMRVHGDLHLGQVLVVQGDAYLIDFEGEPSRPLDQRRARHSPYKDVSGVLRSFDYAAAMILRSASAVDLSDAARQARQRVARQYLHQSRHAFVEAYGLATAAMPHAWQQAEGERAALELFCLEKAAYEITYEAENRPGWLAVPLHGLHGLSRSGFSRDEGSAMSGTRFAGDRG from the coding sequence ATGGCCAAGCATTCCCGCCCGGCAGCTTTCATCGACGATCCGCTGTGGTACAAGGATGCGGTGATCTACCAGTTGCACGTCAAATCGTTCTTCGATTCGAACAACGACGGCATCGGCGACTTTGCGGGGCTGATCGGCAAGCTCGACTACATCGCCGAACTGGGCGTCAACACCCTCTGGCTGCTGCCGTTCTACCCTTCGCCCCGGCGCGATGACGGCTACGACATCGCCGAATACAAGGCGGTGCACCCGGACTACGGCAGCATGGCCGACGCCAAACGCTTCATCGCCGAGGCCCACAAACGTGGCCTGCGGGTGATCACCGAACTGGTCATCAACCACACCTCCGACCAGCACCCCTGGTTCCAGAAGGCCCGCCACGCCAAGCGCGGCAGCAAGGCGCGGGACTTCTACGTGTGGTCCGACGACGACCAGAAATACGACGGCACGCGGATCATCTTCCTCGACACCGAGAAGTCCAACTGGACCTGGGACCCGGTCGCCGGCCAGTACTTCTGGCACCGTTTCTACTCGCACCAGCCGGACCTGAACTTCGACAACCCGCAAGTACTGAAAGCGGTGATAGGCGTCATGCGCTTCTGGCTCGACATCGGTGTCGACGGCCTGCGCCTGGACGCCATCCCCTACCTGATCGAGCGCGATGGCACCCATAACGAGAACCTCCCCGAAACCCATGCAGTGCTCAAGGCGATCCGCGCCGAGATCGACGCCAACTACCCCGATCGCATGCTGCTGGCCGAGGCCAACCAGTGGCCGGAGGACACCCGGCCGTACTTTGGCGAAGGTGACGGTGACGAATGCCACATGGCCTTCCACTTTCCGCTGATGCCGCGCATGTACATGGCCCTGGCCATGGAAGACCGCTTTCCGATTACCGACATCCTGCGCCAGACCCCGGACATCCCGGCCAACTGCCAGTGGGCGATCTTCCTGCGCAACCACGATGAACTCACCCTGGAAATGGTCACCGACCGCGAGCGCGACTACCTGTGGAACTACTACGCCGAAGACCGCCGCGCACGCATCAACCTCGGCATTCGCCGGCGCCTGGCGCCACTGCTGCAACGCGACCGTCGGCGTATCGAGCTGCTCACCAGCCTGCTGCTGTCGATGCCCGGCACCCCGACCCTGTACTACGGCGACGAACTGGGCATGGGCGACAACATCTACCTGGGCGACCGCGATGGCGTGCGCACCCCCATGCAATGGTCGCCGGACCGCAACGGCGGGTTCTCCCGGGCCGACCCGCAGCGCCTGGTGCTGCCGCCGATCATGGACCCGCTGTACGGCTACCAGACCATCAACGTCGAGGCCCAGGCCCACGATCCCCACTCGCTGCTCAACTGGAACCGCCGCCTGCTGGCGGTGCGCAGCCAGCAGAAGGCCTTTGGCCGGGGCAGCATGAAGATGCTCAGCCCGAGCAACCGGCGCATCCTCGCCTACCTGCGCGAATACACCGACGCCAACGGCAGCAACGAGATCGTGCTGTGCGTGGCCAATGTCTCGCGCACCGCCCAGGCGGCAGAGCTGGAGTTGTCGCAGTACGCCGACAAGGTTCCGGTGGAGATGCTCGGGGGCAGTGCCTTCCCACCCATCGGCCAGTTGCCGTTCCTGCTCACCTTGCCGCCCTATGGGTTCTACTGGTTCCTGCTGGCGGCCCACGACCGCATGCCCAGCTGGCATCTCCAGCCCAGCGAAGGGTTGCCCGAACTGACCACCCTGGTGCTGCGCAAGCGCTTGGAGGAACTGCTCGAAGCGCCTTCACGCGACGCCCTGGAGCAATCGATCCTGCCGCAGTACTTGCCCAAGCGGCGCTGGTTCGCCGGCAAGGAAGGGCCGATCGACCAGGTGCGCTTGCACTACGGTGTGCGCTTCGCCACGGCCACATTGCCGACGCTGCTTGCCCAGCTTGAGGTGCACAGCGCTGGTGTGGTCAGCCATTACCAGTTGCCGTTCGGCCTGCTGCCGGAGGAGCAGATCCATGCCGCGCCACCCCAGCAGCTGGCGCTGTCGCGGGTGCGGCGCGGGCGGCAGGTGGGCCTGATCACCGATGCCTTCGTGCTGGAGCCTTTTGTCCGTGCGGTGTTGCAGGCCTGCCAGGGCAACACCCGGCTGCCCTGTGCTGATGGCTTGGGCGAGCTGCGTTTCACCGGCACGCCACAACTGGCCGCACTGGGCATCGATGACGAAAGCGAAGTGCGTTACCTCGGTGCCGAGCAATCCAACAGCTCGGTGGTGGTGGGCGGCAGCCTGGTACTCAAGTTGATCCGCCGGGTCAACCCGGGCATTCACCCGGAGCTGGAAATGAGCGCCTACCTCACCGCCGCAGGCTTTGCCAACATCTCGCCGCTGCTGGCCTGGGTCAGCCGGGTGGACGCGGCGGGCGAGCCGCACCTGCTGATGATCGCCCAGGGTTACCTGAGCAACCAGGGCGATGCCTGGGGCTGGACCCAGAACACCCTGGAGCGGGCCATCCGCGACCAGATGGAGCCCACCACTGGCGAGGCGGACGCGCACACCGATGCCCTGGCCGAGCTCACCGGTTTCGCCGCCTTGCTTGGGCAGCGCCTGGGCGAGATGCACCTGCTGCTGGCCGCGCCGACCGAGGATCCGGCCTTCCAGCCACGGGCAAGCGATGAACAGGATAGCCAGCGCTGGAGCCGCCAGATCAACGCCGAGCTCAACCATGCCCTCGACCTGCTGGCCGAGCACCGCGCCGCGCTGGACGGCGACAGCCAGACGCTGGTCGACGAACTGCTGCAACAGCGCGAAGGCCTTGCCCAGCATATCGACAACCTCGCCCGGCAAGCCCAGGGCGGTGTGCTGATGCGCGTGCATGGCGACTTGCACCTGGGCCAGGTGCTGGTGGTCCAGGGCGATGCCTATTTGATCGATTTCGAGGGCGAGCCGTCGCGCCCGCTGGACCAGCGCCGGGCCCGGCACAGCCCGTACAAGGATGTCAGCGGCGTGTTGCGCTCCTTCGACTATGCTGCTGCGATGATCCTGCGCAGCGCCTCGGCGGTCGACCTTTCCGACGCGGCGCGCCAGGCCCGTCAGCGGGTCGCCCGGCAGTACCTGCATCAGTCGCGTCATGCCTTCGTCGAAGCCTATGGCCTGGCCACCGCGGCCATGCCCCATGCCTGGCAGCAGGCGGAAGGGGAGCGCGCGGCACTGGAACTGTTCTGCCTGGAGAAGGCCGCTTACGAAATCACCTACGAAGCCGAGAACCGGCCGGGCTGGCTGGCCGTGCCTTTGCATGGGCTGCATGGGTTGAGTAGGAGCGGCTTCAGCCGCGATGAAGGCAGCGCGATGTCTGGCACCCGCTTCGCGGGTGATCGCGGCTGA
- the glgB gene encoding 1,4-alpha-glucan branching protein GlgB, whose amino-acid sequence MNATMRDNGGLRQRDLDALACAEHADPFAVLGPHSDGAGGQLIRAFLPNALSVRVLARHDEQVLVDMQPASLPGLYTAHLDQAIPYLLQIGWAGGEQVTEDPYSFGPQLGDMDMYLFAEGNHRDLSGRFGAQPIQVDGIDGVCFSVWAPNARRVSVVGDFNNWDGRRHPMRLRHSAGVWELFVPRLGVGETYKFEVLGQDGVLPLKADPLARATELPPSTASKVAGALVHEWRDHGWMAQRAQRHAYNAPLSIYELHAGSWRCELDDAGEVARFYNWRELADRLVPYVQELGFTHIELMPIMEHPFGGSWGYQPLSLFAPTSRYGSAEDFAAFVDACHQGGIGVILDWVPAHFPTDEHGLARFDGTALYEYDNPLEGFHQDWNTLIYNLGRNEVRGFMLASALHWLKHFHIDGLRVDAVASMLYRDYSRKAGEWVPNRHGGRENLEAIDFIRHLNSVAAHEAPGALIIAEESTAWPGVSQPVQQGGLGFAYKWNMGWMHDTLHYIQNDPIHRTYHHNEMSFGLIYAYSEHFILPISHDEVVHGKHSLIDKMPGDRWQKFANLRAYLTFMWTHPGKKLLFMGCEFGQWREWNHDQQLDWYLLQYSEHQGVQKLVADLNRLYRELPALHEQDCQPQGFQWLIGDDAHNSVYAWLRWSSQGEPLLVVANFTPVPREGYRIGVPFGARWAELLNSDAELYAGSNVGNLGAVVADEVASHGQPLSLALNLPPLGVLVMKPA is encoded by the coding sequence ATGAATGCAACCATGCGTGACAACGGCGGCCTTCGGCAACGGGACCTGGATGCCCTGGCCTGCGCCGAGCACGCCGACCCGTTCGCCGTACTCGGCCCGCACTCCGATGGTGCGGGCGGTCAGTTGATCCGTGCCTTCCTGCCCAACGCCCTGAGCGTGCGCGTGCTGGCGCGCCACGACGAGCAAGTGCTCGTCGACATGCAACCGGCCAGCCTGCCGGGCCTGTACACCGCGCACCTGGACCAAGCGATCCCTTACCTGCTGCAGATCGGCTGGGCCGGTGGCGAGCAGGTCACCGAGGACCCCTACAGCTTTGGTCCGCAGTTGGGCGACATGGACATGTACCTGTTCGCCGAGGGCAATCACCGCGACCTGTCCGGGCGCTTCGGCGCTCAGCCCATCCAGGTCGACGGTATCGACGGCGTGTGTTTCTCGGTATGGGCACCCAACGCCCGGCGGGTGTCCGTGGTCGGCGACTTCAACAACTGGGATGGCCGGCGCCACCCCATGCGCCTGCGTCACAGCGCTGGGGTGTGGGAGCTGTTCGTGCCCCGGCTTGGTGTGGGGGAAACCTACAAGTTCGAAGTGCTCGGCCAGGACGGTGTGTTGCCATTGAAGGCCGACCCCCTGGCCCGCGCCACCGAACTGCCGCCCAGCACCGCGTCGAAGGTGGCCGGGGCGCTGGTCCACGAGTGGCGCGATCATGGCTGGATGGCGCAGCGTGCCCAGCGCCACGCCTACAACGCGCCGCTGTCGATCTACGAGCTGCATGCCGGCTCCTGGCGCTGCGAGCTGGACGATGCTGGCGAAGTCGCGCGCTTCTACAACTGGCGCGAACTGGCCGACCGCCTTGTCCCCTATGTTCAGGAACTGGGCTTCACCCACATCGAGCTGATGCCGATCATGGAGCACCCGTTCGGCGGCTCCTGGGGCTACCAGCCGCTGTCGCTGTTCGCGCCCACCTCGCGCTACGGCAGCGCCGAGGATTTCGCCGCGTTCGTCGACGCCTGCCATCAGGGCGGCATCGGCGTGATCCTTGACTGGGTGCCGGCGCATTTCCCCACCGACGAGCACGGCCTGGCGCGTTTCGACGGCACTGCGTTGTATGAGTACGACAACCCGCTGGAGGGCTTTCACCAGGACTGGAACACGCTGATCTACAACCTTGGCCGCAACGAAGTGCGCGGCTTCATGCTGGCCTCGGCGCTGCACTGGCTCAAGCACTTCCATATCGACGGCCTGCGCGTCGACGCGGTGGCGTCGATGCTCTACCGCGACTACTCGCGCAAGGCCGGTGAATGGGTGCCCAACCGCCATGGCGGGCGCGAGAACCTCGAGGCCATCGACTTCATCCGCCACCTCAACAGCGTCGCCGCCCATGAAGCGCCGGGCGCGCTGATCATCGCCGAGGAGTCCACCGCCTGGCCCGGCGTCAGCCAGCCGGTGCAGCAGGGTGGGCTGGGGTTCGCCTACAAGTGGAACATGGGCTGGATGCACGACACGTTGCACTACATTCAGAACGACCCGATCCACCGCACCTACCACCACAACGAAATGAGCTTCGGGCTGATCTACGCCTACTCCGAGCATTTCATCCTGCCCATCTCCCACGACGAGGTGGTGCACGGCAAGCACTCGCTGATCGACAAGATGCCCGGCGACCGCTGGCAGAAGTTCGCCAACCTGCGCGCCTACCTGACCTTCATGTGGACCCACCCGGGCAAGAAGCTGCTGTTCATGGGCTGCGAGTTCGGCCAATGGCGCGAGTGGAACCATGACCAGCAGCTGGACTGGTACCTGCTGCAGTATTCCGAGCACCAGGGCGTGCAGAAGCTGGTGGCCGACCTCAACCGGCTGTACCGCGAGCTGCCGGCGCTGCACGAGCAGGACTGCCAGCCCCAGGGCTTCCAGTGGCTGATCGGCGACGACGCGCACAACAGCGTGTATGCCTGGTTGCGCTGGAGCAGCCAGGGCGAGCCGCTGCTGGTGGTGGCCAACTTCACCCCGGTGCCGCGGGAGGGGTACCGCATTGGCGTGCCGTTCGGCGCGCGGTGGGCGGAGTTGCTCAATAGCGATGCCGAGCTGTATGCGGGGTCGAACGTGGGCAATCTCGGGGCGGTGGTGGCCGATGAAGTCGCCAGCCATGGGCAGCCTTTGTCGTTGGCGCTGAACCTGCCGCCGTTGGGGGTGTTGGTGATGAAGCCGGCATAG
- a CDS encoding autotransporter outer membrane beta-barrel domain-containing protein gives MKSTSNPSRFDVFFYAVSTSLLLATPVETFAFEAQEGEPFARFLEQAEVPRLSLDPLNASGLNQGLLNAFSERMGERHSLATPDTIASQWAQFFPGAPRIGAQAPAQLEAPSQQLMIGPDLFVREASDGSVHRAGIFMGHNNLQSSFNGMRPLLGDKQRDAVNLSGESLGVYWSMTHEQGWHVDAVAMGTRIDVNGRSQAGERVDDSGHAMTFSVEGGYPIGLGGGWVIEPQAQLINQQFFPGNQAQEETLQAFDSQPTWSGRVGAKLSARYEVSGMPIEPYVRTNVWHDFSNTDAVKLDQVDKISSSRSATTVELGLGLVARVTPNVALFVSADYSSDVDDNDLNGLIGSLGVRMRW, from the coding sequence ATGAAAAGCACCTCGAATCCCTCGCGTTTCGATGTCTTTTTCTACGCGGTTTCCACGTCGCTGCTTCTGGCAACCCCGGTGGAAACCTTCGCTTTCGAAGCGCAGGAAGGCGAGCCCTTCGCCCGCTTTCTCGAGCAGGCCGAGGTGCCGCGACTATCCCTGGACCCGTTAAACGCCAGCGGCCTCAACCAGGGCCTGCTCAACGCCTTCTCCGAGCGCATGGGCGAACGCCACAGCCTGGCGACGCCGGATACCATCGCCAGCCAGTGGGCGCAGTTCTTCCCCGGCGCACCGCGCATTGGCGCCCAGGCGCCGGCGCAACTGGAAGCCCCCAGCCAGCAACTGATGATCGGCCCGGACCTGTTCGTGCGCGAGGCCAGCGACGGCAGCGTGCACCGCGCGGGGATCTTCATGGGGCACAACAACCTGCAGAGCAGTTTCAACGGCATGCGCCCCCTGCTGGGTGACAAGCAGCGCGACGCGGTCAACCTCAGCGGCGAGAGCCTGGGCGTTTACTGGAGCATGACCCACGAGCAGGGCTGGCACGTGGATGCGGTGGCCATGGGCACGCGCATCGACGTCAACGGCCGCTCCCAGGCCGGCGAACGGGTCGATGACAGCGGCCATGCGATGACCTTCTCGGTGGAAGGCGGCTACCCCATCGGGTTGGGTGGCGGCTGGGTGATCGAACCCCAGGCGCAGTTGATCAACCAGCAGTTCTTCCCCGGCAACCAGGCCCAGGAAGAAACCCTGCAAGCCTTCGACAGCCAGCCCACCTGGAGCGGTCGGGTCGGTGCCAAGCTGTCGGCGCGCTACGAAGTCAGCGGCATGCCCATCGAACCCTACGTGCGCACCAACGTCTGGCATGACTTCAGCAACACCGACGCGGTGAAGCTGGACCAGGTGGACAAGATCTCCAGCTCGCGCAGCGCCACCACGGTGGAATTGGGGTTAGGGCTGGTGGCGCGGGTCACGCCCAATGTGGCGCTGTTCGTCAGCGCCGACTACAGCAGCGATGTGGATGACAACGACCTGAATGGGTTGATCGGCAGCCTGGGCGTTCGGATGCGCTGGTAG